Proteins found in one Cricetulus griseus strain 17A/GY chromosome X, alternate assembly CriGri-PICRH-1.0, whole genome shotgun sequence genomic segment:
- the Bclaf3 gene encoding BCLAF1 and THRAP3 family member 3 isoform X1, whose protein sequence is MARSRSRSPRWKQRSLSPQSRNFEYYEERHFHGHYDPEYRNDPKRSFAWRVDDEKHGQNKPRIPPRVNPYYRSYENRSPSPNVKSVEKFDTYKPHQEYFPGRGDDDRRSQYMPTYSESATSYTEHDRDCYPPQMQGRYIPDEHRGRGSGRGGKPPEMSLEDSFRFEEAWHEDELRHQRVQEESYPQSPRRGSEDFDARNPFQKRYPEDHDFRKYSYTSKRPTDAARYENREPSRIPKWKPEHSFVPFQEKNEDWSFGSQSHRYTEREYPEISSATKVSYDYRHKHHKLSDSEQDFPDGRFQKYLKEEDRKYSSLKVPGNRESDCFSAARGRENENEQASGPFQLYKKDCVSYTNTNIKEADLGPCNDKWKRKLKEDCRKESASSSKQLRASPKPEDKRYSFVKKKSLTVKVDVNNIDTFRSTSRYSAERQVSHDLVAVGRKNDNFHPVFQHLDSPQNPENKPTEEFTQEIITIIHEVKASCSATSDITLHERFSRMQSRHPDFDEMALSSDPEFHRRIDMSLADLQNKQTMVYEPDETLVKVIDPNDLRHDIERRRKERLQNEDENIFHMASPTERNHQCPSFSKVKTVRVDGFQKPPHFIKSNFRKFIQKPYINYPMQRKDAITRKRFRVEENHQNRRGSKRSFKNFLGGRFQPHFKSHLVQKSLYIQAKYQRLRFAGPRGFITNKFRNRFLRRKKCFPCLRGVGIHEYPVSEYSTIIYLKHLYYHSLQRKASLIKAGSIICL, encoded by the exons ATGGCCCGGTCAAGATCCAGATCCCCCAGGTGGAAACAGAG GTCATTATCACCACAATCTAGAAATTTTGAATACTACGAGGAAAGACATTTCCATGGGCATTATGACCCTGAATATAGAAATGATCCAAAAAGATCTTTTGCTTGGAGAGTGGATGACGAGAAACATGGACAGAATAAACCAAGGATTCCCCCTCGTGTGAATCCATATTATCGTTCTTACGAAAATAGATCACCTTCCCCAAATGTAAAGTCTGTAGAAAAATTTGATACATATAAGCCTCACCAAGAATATTTCCCTGGAAGAGGGGATGATGACAGAAGATCTCAGTATATGCCCACATACTCAGAAAGTGCAACAAGCTACACAGAGCATGATAGGGATTGTTATCCCCCACAAATGCAAGGAAGGTATATTCCTGATGAGCACAGAGGTAGAGGAAGCGGGAGAGGAGGGAAGCCACCTGAGATGTCACTGGAAGATTCCTTTAGATTTGAAGAGGCATGGCATGAAGATGAATTGAGACACCAGAGGGTACAAGAAGAAAGCTACCCTCAGTCACCAAGAAGAGGCTCAGAAGACTTTGATGCCAGGAACCCTTTTCAGAAGAG GTATCCTGAGGATCATGATTTCAGAAAGTACAGCTACACATCAAAAAGACCTACAGATGCCGCAAGGTATGAAAATAGAGAGCCCTCCAGAATCCCAAAGTGGAAGCCTGAGCATTCTTTTGTACCTTTCCAAGAGAAGAATGAAGACTGGAGCTTCGgatcacaaagccacagatacACTGAGAGAGAATACCCAGAGATAAGTTCAGCAACCAAAGTGTCTTATGACTACCGTCACAAACATCATAAGCTCTCAGACAGCGAGCAGGACTTTCCCGATGGGAGGTTTCAGAAGTACttgaaggaagaagacagaaaatatagTTCTCTAAAAGTTCCTGGAAATAGAGAGTCAGATTGTTTCAGTGctgcaagaggaagagagaatgagaacGAGCAGGCCAGTGGGCCTTTTCAACTCTACAAGAAAGACTGTGTTTCCTATACTAATACAAATATAAAGGAAGCTGATTTGGGGCCTTGCAATGACAAGTGgaagagaaaactaaaagaagATTGCAGAAAAGAGAGTGCCTCTTCTAGTAAACAACTTCGTGCAAGCCCCAAACCTGAAGACAAACGCTATTCATTTGTCAAGAAGAAATCACTTACTGTTAAAGTCGACGTGAACAACATAGACACATTTAG GTCTACTTCTAGATATTCTGCAGAGAGACAGGTATCACATGATTTGGTTGCTGTTGGCAGAAAAAATGACAATTTTCATCCAGTATTTCAACATCTTGACTCACCTCAGAATCCTGAAAACAAACCTACAGAagaatttactcaggaaatcatAACAATAATCCATGAAGTTAAAG CAAGTTGTTCTGCAACATCTGATATTACTTTACATGAGCGTTTCTCAAGAATGCAAAGCAGACATCCAGATTTCGATGAGATGgcactgagttcagatccagaATTTCACAG GAGAATAGATATGTCTTTGGCTGATCTTCAGAATAAACAGACTATGGTATATGAACCAGATGAG ACTCTGGTCAAAGTAATAGATCCAAATGACCTACGACATGACAttgaaaggaggagaaaagagaggttACAGAATGAAGATGAGAACATTTTTCATATGGCTAGTCCTACAGAGAG GAATCATCAGTGTCCCAGTTTTTCAAAGGTGAAGACTGTTCGTGTTGATGGATTTCAAAAACCTCCACAttttataaaatcaaattttagaaaatttattcAGAAACCTTACATA AACTATCCTATGCAGAGAAAAGATGCCATTACTCGGAAGAGATTTAGAGTTGAGGAAAATCATCAAAACAGAAGAGGATCTAAAAGATCTTTCAAG AACTTTTTGGGTGGCAGATTCCAGCCCCATTTTAAGTCACATCTGGTACAGAAGAGCTTGTATATTCAGGCTAAATACCAGCGTTTACGGTTTGCTGGACCAAGGGGATTTATTACCAATAAATTCAGAAACAGATTTCTGAGGAGAAAAAAG TGTTTCCCATGCCTTAGAGGGGTTGGCATACATGAATATCCTGTTTCTGAGTACTCAACCATCATTTATTTGAAGCATCTTTACTATCATTCACTACAAAgaaaagcttctctgatcaaAGCTGGGAGTATCATTTGTCTATAa
- the Bclaf3 gene encoding BCLAF1 and THRAP3 family member 3 isoform X12 — translation MARSRSRSPRWKQRSLSPQSRNFEYYEERHFHGHYDPEYRNDPKRSFAWRVDDEKHGQNKPRIPPRVNPYYRSYENRSPSPNVKSVEKFDTYKPHQEYFPGRGDDDRRSQYMPTYSESATSYTEHDRDCYPPQMQGRYIPDEHRGRGSGRGGKPPEMSLEDSFRFEEAWHEDELRHQRVQEESYPQSPRRGSEDFDARNPFQKRYPEDHDFRKYSYTSKRPTDAARYENREPSRIPKWKPEHSFVPFQEKNEDWSFGSQSHRYTEREYPEISSATKVSYDYRHKHHKLSDSEQDFPDGRFQKYLKEEDRKYSSLKVPGNRESDCFSAARGRENENEQASGPFQLYKKDCVSYTNTNIKEADLGPCNDKWKRKLKEDCRKESASSSKQLRASPKPEDKRYSFVKKKSLTVKVDVNNIDTFRSTSRYSAERQVSHDLVAVGRKNDNFHPVFQHLDSPQNPENKPTEEFTQEIITIIHEVKASCSATSDITLHERFSRMQSRHPDFDEMALSSDPEFHRRIDMSLADLQNKQTMVYEPDETLVKVIDPNDLRHDIERRRKERLQNEDENIFHMASPTERNHQCPSFSKNYPMQRKDAITRKRFRVEENHQNRRGSKRSFKF, via the exons ATGGCCCGGTCAAGATCCAGATCCCCCAGGTGGAAACAGAG GTCATTATCACCACAATCTAGAAATTTTGAATACTACGAGGAAAGACATTTCCATGGGCATTATGACCCTGAATATAGAAATGATCCAAAAAGATCTTTTGCTTGGAGAGTGGATGACGAGAAACATGGACAGAATAAACCAAGGATTCCCCCTCGTGTGAATCCATATTATCGTTCTTACGAAAATAGATCACCTTCCCCAAATGTAAAGTCTGTAGAAAAATTTGATACATATAAGCCTCACCAAGAATATTTCCCTGGAAGAGGGGATGATGACAGAAGATCTCAGTATATGCCCACATACTCAGAAAGTGCAACAAGCTACACAGAGCATGATAGGGATTGTTATCCCCCACAAATGCAAGGAAGGTATATTCCTGATGAGCACAGAGGTAGAGGAAGCGGGAGAGGAGGGAAGCCACCTGAGATGTCACTGGAAGATTCCTTTAGATTTGAAGAGGCATGGCATGAAGATGAATTGAGACACCAGAGGGTACAAGAAGAAAGCTACCCTCAGTCACCAAGAAGAGGCTCAGAAGACTTTGATGCCAGGAACCCTTTTCAGAAGAG GTATCCTGAGGATCATGATTTCAGAAAGTACAGCTACACATCAAAAAGACCTACAGATGCCGCAAGGTATGAAAATAGAGAGCCCTCCAGAATCCCAAAGTGGAAGCCTGAGCATTCTTTTGTACCTTTCCAAGAGAAGAATGAAGACTGGAGCTTCGgatcacaaagccacagatacACTGAGAGAGAATACCCAGAGATAAGTTCAGCAACCAAAGTGTCTTATGACTACCGTCACAAACATCATAAGCTCTCAGACAGCGAGCAGGACTTTCCCGATGGGAGGTTTCAGAAGTACttgaaggaagaagacagaaaatatagTTCTCTAAAAGTTCCTGGAAATAGAGAGTCAGATTGTTTCAGTGctgcaagaggaagagagaatgagaacGAGCAGGCCAGTGGGCCTTTTCAACTCTACAAGAAAGACTGTGTTTCCTATACTAATACAAATATAAAGGAAGCTGATTTGGGGCCTTGCAATGACAAGTGgaagagaaaactaaaagaagATTGCAGAAAAGAGAGTGCCTCTTCTAGTAAACAACTTCGTGCAAGCCCCAAACCTGAAGACAAACGCTATTCATTTGTCAAGAAGAAATCACTTACTGTTAAAGTCGACGTGAACAACATAGACACATTTAG GTCTACTTCTAGATATTCTGCAGAGAGACAGGTATCACATGATTTGGTTGCTGTTGGCAGAAAAAATGACAATTTTCATCCAGTATTTCAACATCTTGACTCACCTCAGAATCCTGAAAACAAACCTACAGAagaatttactcaggaaatcatAACAATAATCCATGAAGTTAAAG CAAGTTGTTCTGCAACATCTGATATTACTTTACATGAGCGTTTCTCAAGAATGCAAAGCAGACATCCAGATTTCGATGAGATGgcactgagttcagatccagaATTTCACAG GAGAATAGATATGTCTTTGGCTGATCTTCAGAATAAACAGACTATGGTATATGAACCAGATGAG ACTCTGGTCAAAGTAATAGATCCAAATGACCTACGACATGACAttgaaaggaggagaaaagagaggttACAGAATGAAGATGAGAACATTTTTCATATGGCTAGTCCTACAGAGAG GAATCATCAGTGTCCCAGTTTTTCAAAG AACTATCCTATGCAGAGAAAAGATGCCATTACTCGGAAGAGATTTAGAGTTGAGGAAAATCATCAAAACAGAAGAGGATCTAAAAGATCTTTCAAG ttttaa
- the Bclaf3 gene encoding BCLAF1 and THRAP3 family member 3 isoform X7 codes for MARSRSRSPRWKQRSLSPQSRNFEYYEERHFHGHYDPEYRNDPKRSFAWRVDDEKHGQNKPRIPPRVNPYYRSYENRSPSPNVKSVEKFDTYKPHQEYFPGRGDDDRRSQYMPTYSESATSYTEHDRDCYPPQMQGRYIPDEHRGRGSGRGGKPPEMSLEDSFRFEEAWHEDELRHQRVQEESYPQSPRRGSEDFDARNPFQKRYPEDHDFRKYSYTSKRPTDAARYENREPSRIPKWKPEHSFVPFQEKNEDWSFGSQSHRYTEREYPEISSATKVSYDYRHKHHKLSDSEQDFPDGRFQKYLKEEDRKYSSLKVPGNRESDCFSAARGRENENEQASGPFQLYKKDCVSYTNTNIKEADLGPCNDKWKRKLKEDCRKESASSSKQLRASPKPEDKRYSFVKKKSLTVKVDVNNIDTFRSTSRYSAERQVSHDLVAVGRKNDNFHPVFQHLDSPQNPENKPTEEFTQEIITIIHEVKASCSATSDITLHERFSRMQSRHPDFDEMALSSDPEFHRRIDMSLADLQNKQTMVYEPDETLVKVIDPNDLRHDIERRRKERLQNEDENIFHMASPTERNHQCPSFSKVKTVRVDGFQKPPHFIKSNFRKFIQKPYINYPMQRKDAITRKRFRVEENHQNRRGSKRSFKGSKLKITYSQSFQDVC; via the exons ATGGCCCGGTCAAGATCCAGATCCCCCAGGTGGAAACAGAG GTCATTATCACCACAATCTAGAAATTTTGAATACTACGAGGAAAGACATTTCCATGGGCATTATGACCCTGAATATAGAAATGATCCAAAAAGATCTTTTGCTTGGAGAGTGGATGACGAGAAACATGGACAGAATAAACCAAGGATTCCCCCTCGTGTGAATCCATATTATCGTTCTTACGAAAATAGATCACCTTCCCCAAATGTAAAGTCTGTAGAAAAATTTGATACATATAAGCCTCACCAAGAATATTTCCCTGGAAGAGGGGATGATGACAGAAGATCTCAGTATATGCCCACATACTCAGAAAGTGCAACAAGCTACACAGAGCATGATAGGGATTGTTATCCCCCACAAATGCAAGGAAGGTATATTCCTGATGAGCACAGAGGTAGAGGAAGCGGGAGAGGAGGGAAGCCACCTGAGATGTCACTGGAAGATTCCTTTAGATTTGAAGAGGCATGGCATGAAGATGAATTGAGACACCAGAGGGTACAAGAAGAAAGCTACCCTCAGTCACCAAGAAGAGGCTCAGAAGACTTTGATGCCAGGAACCCTTTTCAGAAGAG GTATCCTGAGGATCATGATTTCAGAAAGTACAGCTACACATCAAAAAGACCTACAGATGCCGCAAGGTATGAAAATAGAGAGCCCTCCAGAATCCCAAAGTGGAAGCCTGAGCATTCTTTTGTACCTTTCCAAGAGAAGAATGAAGACTGGAGCTTCGgatcacaaagccacagatacACTGAGAGAGAATACCCAGAGATAAGTTCAGCAACCAAAGTGTCTTATGACTACCGTCACAAACATCATAAGCTCTCAGACAGCGAGCAGGACTTTCCCGATGGGAGGTTTCAGAAGTACttgaaggaagaagacagaaaatatagTTCTCTAAAAGTTCCTGGAAATAGAGAGTCAGATTGTTTCAGTGctgcaagaggaagagagaatgagaacGAGCAGGCCAGTGGGCCTTTTCAACTCTACAAGAAAGACTGTGTTTCCTATACTAATACAAATATAAAGGAAGCTGATTTGGGGCCTTGCAATGACAAGTGgaagagaaaactaaaagaagATTGCAGAAAAGAGAGTGCCTCTTCTAGTAAACAACTTCGTGCAAGCCCCAAACCTGAAGACAAACGCTATTCATTTGTCAAGAAGAAATCACTTACTGTTAAAGTCGACGTGAACAACATAGACACATTTAG GTCTACTTCTAGATATTCTGCAGAGAGACAGGTATCACATGATTTGGTTGCTGTTGGCAGAAAAAATGACAATTTTCATCCAGTATTTCAACATCTTGACTCACCTCAGAATCCTGAAAACAAACCTACAGAagaatttactcaggaaatcatAACAATAATCCATGAAGTTAAAG CAAGTTGTTCTGCAACATCTGATATTACTTTACATGAGCGTTTCTCAAGAATGCAAAGCAGACATCCAGATTTCGATGAGATGgcactgagttcagatccagaATTTCACAG GAGAATAGATATGTCTTTGGCTGATCTTCAGAATAAACAGACTATGGTATATGAACCAGATGAG ACTCTGGTCAAAGTAATAGATCCAAATGACCTACGACATGACAttgaaaggaggagaaaagagaggttACAGAATGAAGATGAGAACATTTTTCATATGGCTAGTCCTACAGAGAG GAATCATCAGTGTCCCAGTTTTTCAAAGGTGAAGACTGTTCGTGTTGATGGATTTCAAAAACCTCCACAttttataaaatcaaattttagaaaatttattcAGAAACCTTACATA AACTATCCTATGCAGAGAAAAGATGCCATTACTCGGAAGAGATTTAGAGTTGAGGAAAATCATCAAAACAGAAGAGGATCTAAAAGATCTTTCAAG
- the Bclaf3 gene encoding BCLAF1 and THRAP3 family member 3 isoform X11 produces MARSRSRSPRWKQRSLSPQSRNFEYYEERHFHGHYDPEYRNDPKRSFAWRVDDEKHGQNKPRIPPRVNPYYRSYENRSPSPNVKSVEKFDTYKPHQEYFPGRGDDDRRSQYMPTYSESATSYTEHDRDCYPPQMQGRYIPDEHRGRGSGRGGKPPEMSLEDSFRFEEAWHEDELRHQRVQEESYPQSPRRGSEDFDARNPFQKRYPEDHDFRKYSYTSKRPTDAARYENREPSRIPKWKPEHSFVPFQEKNEDWSFGSQSHRYTEREYPEISSATKVSYDYRHKHHKLSDSEQDFPDGRFQKYLKEEDRKYSSLKVPGNRESDCFSAARGRENENEQASGPFQLYKKDCVSYTNTNIKEADLGPCNDKWKRKLKEDCRKESASSSKQLRASPKPEDKRYSFVKKKSLTVKVDVNNIDTFRSTSRYSAERQVSHDLVAVGRKNDNFHPVFQHLDSPQNPENKPTEEFTQEIITIIHEVKASCSATSDITLHERFSRMQSRHPDFDEMALSSDPEFHRRIDMSLADLQNKQTMVYEPDETLVKVIDPNDLRHDIERRRKERLQNEDENIFHMASPTERNHQCPSFSKNYPMQRKDAITRKRFRVEENHQNRRGSKRSFKGSKLKITYSQSFQDVC; encoded by the exons ATGGCCCGGTCAAGATCCAGATCCCCCAGGTGGAAACAGAG GTCATTATCACCACAATCTAGAAATTTTGAATACTACGAGGAAAGACATTTCCATGGGCATTATGACCCTGAATATAGAAATGATCCAAAAAGATCTTTTGCTTGGAGAGTGGATGACGAGAAACATGGACAGAATAAACCAAGGATTCCCCCTCGTGTGAATCCATATTATCGTTCTTACGAAAATAGATCACCTTCCCCAAATGTAAAGTCTGTAGAAAAATTTGATACATATAAGCCTCACCAAGAATATTTCCCTGGAAGAGGGGATGATGACAGAAGATCTCAGTATATGCCCACATACTCAGAAAGTGCAACAAGCTACACAGAGCATGATAGGGATTGTTATCCCCCACAAATGCAAGGAAGGTATATTCCTGATGAGCACAGAGGTAGAGGAAGCGGGAGAGGAGGGAAGCCACCTGAGATGTCACTGGAAGATTCCTTTAGATTTGAAGAGGCATGGCATGAAGATGAATTGAGACACCAGAGGGTACAAGAAGAAAGCTACCCTCAGTCACCAAGAAGAGGCTCAGAAGACTTTGATGCCAGGAACCCTTTTCAGAAGAG GTATCCTGAGGATCATGATTTCAGAAAGTACAGCTACACATCAAAAAGACCTACAGATGCCGCAAGGTATGAAAATAGAGAGCCCTCCAGAATCCCAAAGTGGAAGCCTGAGCATTCTTTTGTACCTTTCCAAGAGAAGAATGAAGACTGGAGCTTCGgatcacaaagccacagatacACTGAGAGAGAATACCCAGAGATAAGTTCAGCAACCAAAGTGTCTTATGACTACCGTCACAAACATCATAAGCTCTCAGACAGCGAGCAGGACTTTCCCGATGGGAGGTTTCAGAAGTACttgaaggaagaagacagaaaatatagTTCTCTAAAAGTTCCTGGAAATAGAGAGTCAGATTGTTTCAGTGctgcaagaggaagagagaatgagaacGAGCAGGCCAGTGGGCCTTTTCAACTCTACAAGAAAGACTGTGTTTCCTATACTAATACAAATATAAAGGAAGCTGATTTGGGGCCTTGCAATGACAAGTGgaagagaaaactaaaagaagATTGCAGAAAAGAGAGTGCCTCTTCTAGTAAACAACTTCGTGCAAGCCCCAAACCTGAAGACAAACGCTATTCATTTGTCAAGAAGAAATCACTTACTGTTAAAGTCGACGTGAACAACATAGACACATTTAG GTCTACTTCTAGATATTCTGCAGAGAGACAGGTATCACATGATTTGGTTGCTGTTGGCAGAAAAAATGACAATTTTCATCCAGTATTTCAACATCTTGACTCACCTCAGAATCCTGAAAACAAACCTACAGAagaatttactcaggaaatcatAACAATAATCCATGAAGTTAAAG CAAGTTGTTCTGCAACATCTGATATTACTTTACATGAGCGTTTCTCAAGAATGCAAAGCAGACATCCAGATTTCGATGAGATGgcactgagttcagatccagaATTTCACAG GAGAATAGATATGTCTTTGGCTGATCTTCAGAATAAACAGACTATGGTATATGAACCAGATGAG ACTCTGGTCAAAGTAATAGATCCAAATGACCTACGACATGACAttgaaaggaggagaaaagagaggttACAGAATGAAGATGAGAACATTTTTCATATGGCTAGTCCTACAGAGAG GAATCATCAGTGTCCCAGTTTTTCAAAG AACTATCCTATGCAGAGAAAAGATGCCATTACTCGGAAGAGATTTAGAGTTGAGGAAAATCATCAAAACAGAAGAGGATCTAAAAGATCTTTCAAG
- the Bclaf3 gene encoding BCLAF1 and THRAP3 family member 3 isoform X10 has protein sequence MARSRSRSPRWKQRSLSPQSRNFEYYEERHFHGHYDPEYRNDPKRSFAWRVDDEKHGQNKPRIPPRVNPYYRSYENRSPSPNVKSVEKFDTYKPHQEYFPGRGDDDRRSQYMPTYSESATSYTEHDRDCYPPQMQGRYIPDEHRGRGSGRGGKPPEMSLEDSFRFEEAWHEDELRHQRVQEESYPQSPRRGSEDFDARNPFQKRYPEDHDFRKYSYTSKRPTDAARYENREPSRIPKWKPEHSFVPFQEKNEDWSFGSQSHRYTEREYPEISSATKVSYDYRHKHHKLSDSEQDFPDGRFQKYLKEEDRKYSSLKVPGNRESDCFSAARGRENENEQASGPFQLYKKDCVSYTNTNIKEADLGPCNDKWKRKLKEDCRKESASSSKQLRASPKPEDKRYSFVKKKSLTVKVDVNNIDTFRSTSRYSAERQVSHDLVAVGRKNDNFHPVFQHLDSPQNPENKPTEEFTQEIITIIHEVKASCSATSDITLHERFSRMQSRHPDFDEMALSSDPEFHRRIDMSLADLQNKQTMVYEPDETLVKVIDPNDLRHDIERRRKERLQNEDENIFHMASPTERNHQCPSFSKVKTVRVDGFQKPPHFIKSNFRKFIQKPYINYPMQRKDAITRKRFRVEENHQNRRGSKRSFKF, from the exons ATGGCCCGGTCAAGATCCAGATCCCCCAGGTGGAAACAGAG GTCATTATCACCACAATCTAGAAATTTTGAATACTACGAGGAAAGACATTTCCATGGGCATTATGACCCTGAATATAGAAATGATCCAAAAAGATCTTTTGCTTGGAGAGTGGATGACGAGAAACATGGACAGAATAAACCAAGGATTCCCCCTCGTGTGAATCCATATTATCGTTCTTACGAAAATAGATCACCTTCCCCAAATGTAAAGTCTGTAGAAAAATTTGATACATATAAGCCTCACCAAGAATATTTCCCTGGAAGAGGGGATGATGACAGAAGATCTCAGTATATGCCCACATACTCAGAAAGTGCAACAAGCTACACAGAGCATGATAGGGATTGTTATCCCCCACAAATGCAAGGAAGGTATATTCCTGATGAGCACAGAGGTAGAGGAAGCGGGAGAGGAGGGAAGCCACCTGAGATGTCACTGGAAGATTCCTTTAGATTTGAAGAGGCATGGCATGAAGATGAATTGAGACACCAGAGGGTACAAGAAGAAAGCTACCCTCAGTCACCAAGAAGAGGCTCAGAAGACTTTGATGCCAGGAACCCTTTTCAGAAGAG GTATCCTGAGGATCATGATTTCAGAAAGTACAGCTACACATCAAAAAGACCTACAGATGCCGCAAGGTATGAAAATAGAGAGCCCTCCAGAATCCCAAAGTGGAAGCCTGAGCATTCTTTTGTACCTTTCCAAGAGAAGAATGAAGACTGGAGCTTCGgatcacaaagccacagatacACTGAGAGAGAATACCCAGAGATAAGTTCAGCAACCAAAGTGTCTTATGACTACCGTCACAAACATCATAAGCTCTCAGACAGCGAGCAGGACTTTCCCGATGGGAGGTTTCAGAAGTACttgaaggaagaagacagaaaatatagTTCTCTAAAAGTTCCTGGAAATAGAGAGTCAGATTGTTTCAGTGctgcaagaggaagagagaatgagaacGAGCAGGCCAGTGGGCCTTTTCAACTCTACAAGAAAGACTGTGTTTCCTATACTAATACAAATATAAAGGAAGCTGATTTGGGGCCTTGCAATGACAAGTGgaagagaaaactaaaagaagATTGCAGAAAAGAGAGTGCCTCTTCTAGTAAACAACTTCGTGCAAGCCCCAAACCTGAAGACAAACGCTATTCATTTGTCAAGAAGAAATCACTTACTGTTAAAGTCGACGTGAACAACATAGACACATTTAG GTCTACTTCTAGATATTCTGCAGAGAGACAGGTATCACATGATTTGGTTGCTGTTGGCAGAAAAAATGACAATTTTCATCCAGTATTTCAACATCTTGACTCACCTCAGAATCCTGAAAACAAACCTACAGAagaatttactcaggaaatcatAACAATAATCCATGAAGTTAAAG CAAGTTGTTCTGCAACATCTGATATTACTTTACATGAGCGTTTCTCAAGAATGCAAAGCAGACATCCAGATTTCGATGAGATGgcactgagttcagatccagaATTTCACAG GAGAATAGATATGTCTTTGGCTGATCTTCAGAATAAACAGACTATGGTATATGAACCAGATGAG ACTCTGGTCAAAGTAATAGATCCAAATGACCTACGACATGACAttgaaaggaggagaaaagagaggttACAGAATGAAGATGAGAACATTTTTCATATGGCTAGTCCTACAGAGAG GAATCATCAGTGTCCCAGTTTTTCAAAGGTGAAGACTGTTCGTGTTGATGGATTTCAAAAACCTCCACAttttataaaatcaaattttagaaaatttattcAGAAACCTTACATA AACTATCCTATGCAGAGAAAAGATGCCATTACTCGGAAGAGATTTAGAGTTGAGGAAAATCATCAAAACAGAAGAGGATCTAAAAGATCTTTCAAG ttttaa